From a region of the Arachis ipaensis cultivar K30076 chromosome B09, Araip1.1, whole genome shotgun sequence genome:
- the LOC110266672 gene encoding uncharacterized protein LOC110266672 — protein MEPPRHRHHCVHAGCRRYDALEGREVALEGWPPGALLLRTSRRRASSLPPLTGQVALPWSPSWVLLLVRKGRCLVTSRRAWALLLRAHHHRSWVVAVMGTVKGGRGRAVVLAAGASMAVRSCRCPTSCNRGCLLSCMATEEVVEAAGTTAGATGYFCRRRKSMPLLLSEIRAAAVIQNLLTEPLPSRFGVAAVSFR, from the exons ATGGAGCCGCCGCGCCATCGTCACCACTGCGTCCACGCTGGTTGTCGCCGCTATGATGCACTCGAGGGGAGAGAAGTCGCACTAGAAGGCTGGCCGCCAGGGGCGCTGTTGCTGCGAACCAGCCGCCGCCGTGCATCCTCGTTGCCGCCACTGACTGGCCAAGTCGCCTTGCCATGGTCACCGTCGTGGGTTTTGCTGCTAGTGAGGAAGGGACGCTGCCTTGTGACATCGCGGCGTGCCTGGGCGCTGTTGCTGCGAGCGCACCATCACCGGAGCTGGGTGGTTGCTGTCATGGGAACCGTGAAAGGAGGGAGAGGCCGTGCCGTTGTTCTGGCCGCCGGAGCTTCTATGGCTGTCAGAAGCTGCCGCTGCCCAACCAGCTGCAACCGGGGTTGTCTCTTGTCGTGTATGGCTACCGAAGAAGTTGTTGAGGCCGCCGGAACCACCGCCGGAGCTACTGGTTACTTCTGCCGTCGCCGAAAAAgtatgccg CTGCTATTATCAGAAATTCGGGCCGCTGCCGTTATTCAGAATTTATTAACGGAGCCGTTGCCGAGTCGATTTGGAGTTGCGGCTGTTTCGTTTCGTTAA